A region from the Triticum urartu cultivar G1812 chromosome 1, Tu2.1, whole genome shotgun sequence genome encodes:
- the LOC125538346 gene encoding uncharacterized protein LOC125538346, with protein MGNYLSCTLAKTPGGKGARVILPDGAVRRVSLPATAAELMMDAPGHFVAETRHARVGTRLEALHADEDLEMGVVYATFPMNRIGTKLAAADMARLAAAATREARRSAKVSSVGAAAATAAAPEPAVTFVPAAEEAPSPRARLDEMVDDAVAAEIDVLKHRLSSARSRRPNLETIHEENHLLCRR; from the coding sequence ATGGGGAACTACCTGTCGTGCACGCTGGCCAAGACGCCGGGCGGGAAGGGCGCGCGGGTGATCCTCCCCGACGGCGCGGTGCGGCGGGTGTCGCTGCCGGCCACGGCGGCGGAGCTGATGATGGACGCGCCGGGCCACTTCGTGGCCGAGACGCGCCACGCGCGCGTCGGCACCCGCCTCGAGGCGCTCCACGCCGACGAGGACCTCGAGATGGGCGTCGTCTACGCCACCTTCCCCATGAACCGCATCGGCACGAAGCTGGCCGCAGCCGACATGGCCCGCCTCGCCGCCGCGGCCACGCGGGAGGCCCGCCGCTCCGCCAAGGTGTCCTCCGTCGGGGccgcggcggcgacggcggctgcaCCAGAGCCGGCCGTCACCTTCGTGCCGGCCGCGGAGGAGGCGCCGTCGCCGAGGGCGCGGCTGGACGAGATGGTGGACGACGCGGTGGCCGCGGAGATCGACGTGCTCAAGCACCGGCTCAGCAGCGCGCGCTCCAGGCGGCCCAACCTCGAGACCATCCACGAGGAGAATCACCTCCTGTGCAGACGCTGA